Proteins encoded by one window of Lathyrus oleraceus cultivar Zhongwan6 chromosome 1, CAAS_Psat_ZW6_1.0, whole genome shotgun sequence:
- the LOC127097532 gene encoding uncharacterized protein LOC127097532, whose translation MERIRHNQAAMHDEMTQVKAQLKQLMDIMKNVVHRQEENRQASPGIVTNMNATNPVMGNGAPIVTDANAEGVPTNLNVTHTFHVPVHGGSQVGTDDHDGDFFMPRNESVYEPFGPSSTELERRFQMMDERVRAIEDPSTFGLEAANMCLVLGVKIPYKFKVHTFEMYKGDTCPRTHIRSYYRKMEAYLDDENLLMHFFQDRLSGASLEWYMQLERTHVRSWREKVEAFLKHYQYNTDMVPNMTQLQSLTQKSKESFKEYAQR comes from the coding sequence ATGGAAAGAATCAGACATAACCAGGCCGCCATGCACGACGAGATGACTCAAGTGAAAGCCCAACTGAAGCAACTCATGGACATCATGAAGAATGTTGTCCATAGACAAGAGGAGAATCGCCAGGCTAGCCCAGGGATCGTTACCAATATGAATGCTACCAACCCTGTTATGGGGAACGGAGCCCCTATTGTTACAGACGCCAATGCTGAGGGGGTGCCTACCAATCTAAATGTTACCCACACATTTCATGTTCCTGTTCATGGAGGTTCTCAGGTTGGCACAGATGATCACGATGGAGACTTCTTTATGCCTAGGAATGAATCCGTGTATGAGCCCTTTGGGCCATCTTCCACTGAGCTTGAGAGAAGGTTTCAGATGATGGACGAAAGGGTCAGAGCCATCGAAGATCCTAGCACTTTCGGCCTGGAAGCTGCTAACATGTGCTTAGTTCTAGGGGTGAAGATCCCATATAAGTTTAAGGTTCATACCTTTGAGATGTATAAGGGGGATACTTGTCCCAGGACCCATATAAGATCCTATTATAGGAAAATGGAAGCTTACTTAGACGACGAGAATCTACTGATGCATTTCTTTCAGGACAGACTCAGCGGagcatccctggaatggtacatgcAGCTTGAACGTACGCATGTGCGTTCCTGGAGAGAAAAAGTTGAGGCTTTCTTGAAACACTATCAGTATAACACCGACATGGTGCCGAACATGACACAACTTCAGAGCTTGACTCAAAAGTCTAAAGAATcgtttaaagaatacgcacaacGTTAG